One window of Oncorhynchus masou masou isolate Uvic2021 chromosome 28, UVic_Omas_1.1, whole genome shotgun sequence genomic DNA carries:
- the LOC135516942 gene encoding probable G-protein coupled receptor 141: MSQGSVQNSWKLKMSQFFNGLYTQQPCHPLSMFGMLCIDVIRRYVIVMSMTIFLMLLSLMTHFLTSRRVMLWRTFALIASVAVWVVTFVVIFPILYFNYGKEVHEDTSKMASNDSHCFQFGSHLKNHSGVKKLNYIMSSVIVIVVCVQTALQCHVMSLLTRKYELDCMLHQEFTSNSPGIHQEFWAQLKSLCFAVVLLVCFMPYQMFRIYYLEHLQQLEHTNEVFLSLTALRCLDMFTFLERGHCYMCDLFSHYQNLAVILLPF; encoded by the exons atgtcgcaaggatctgtacaaaattcctggaagctgaaaatgtcccagttcttcaatggCCTGTATACTCAGCAGCCATGTCACCCGTTgagtatgtttgggatgctctgtatcGACGT tatcAGACGCTATGTGATTGTGATGTCCATGACCATCTTCCTGATGCTGCTGAGTCTGATGACCCACTTCCTCACCTCCAGGAGAGTAATGCTGTGGAGGACAT TTGCTTTAATCGCCAGCGTGGCGGTGTGGGTGGTGACCTTTGTGGTCATTTTCCCAATCCTCTATTTCAACTACGGCAAGGAAGTCCATGAAGACACAAGCAAAATGGCCTCCAATGACTCTCACTGTTTCCAATTCGGCAGCCACCTGAAAAATCACTCTGGCGTGAAAAAGCTGAACTACATCATGAGCTCTGTGATCGTTATCGTGGTCTGTGTGCAGACAGCACTGCAGTGTCACGTCATGAGCCTTCTGACCAGGAAGTACGAGCTAGACTGCATGCTTCACCAGGAATTCACCAGCAATTCACCAGGAATTCACCAGGAATTCTGGGCTCAGCTGAAGAGCCTGTGTTTTGCTGTGGTGCTGCTGGTGTGTTTCATGCCCTATCAAATGTTCAGGATTTACTACCTGGAACACCTGCAGCAGCTGGAGCACACTAACGAGGTGTTCCTCAGTCTCACGGCCCTCAGATGTCTCGACATGTTTACTTTCCTAGAGAGGGGACACTGCTATATGTGTGACCTCTTCTCACATTACCAAAACCTCGCTGTAATATTGCTTCCCTTTTAA